The following proteins are encoded in a genomic region of Sander lucioperca isolate FBNREF2018 chromosome 23, SLUC_FBN_1.2, whole genome shotgun sequence:
- the myl12.1 gene encoding myosin, light chain 12, genome duplicate 1, producing the protein MSSKRAKGKTTKKRPQRATSNVFAMFDQSQIQEFKEAFNMIDQNRDGFVDKEDLHDMLASLGKNPTDEYLEAMMMEAPGPINFTMFLTMFGEKLNGTDPEDVIRNAFACFDEEGTGVIQEEYLRELLTTMGDRFTDEEVDELFREAPIDKKSNFNYVEFTRILKHGAKDKDD; encoded by the exons ATGTCAAGCAAAAGAGCAAAGGGAAAGACCACGAAGAAGCGCCCTCAGCGCGCAACTTCCAATGTCTTCGCCATGTTTGACCAGTCTCAGATTCAGGAGTTCAAGGAGGCCTTTAACATGATTGACCAGAACCGTGATGGGTTTGTGGACAAAGAGGACCTTCACGACATGCTGGCCTCACTGG GGAAAAATCCAACTGATGAGTACCTGGAGGCCATGATGATGGAAGCTCCTGGACCCATTAACTTCACCATGTTCCTCACCATGTTTGGGGAGAAGCTCAATGGCACAGACCCTGAGGATGTGATCAGGAATGCATTTGCTTGCTTTGATGAGGAGGGGACAG GTGTCATCCAGGAAGAATACCTCAGAGAGCTGCTCACAACAATGGGTGACCGGTTTACAGATGAGGAGGTGGACGAGCTCTTTAGGGAGGCCCCGATCGACAAGAAAAGCAACTTCAACTACGTGGAGTTCACACGCATCCTAAAGCATGGTGCCAAGGACAAGGACGATTAA
- the fastkd3 gene encoding FAST kinase domain-containing protein 3, mitochondrial — MALKLIQRCPLLGQIGIQRYPPVGPVCTTRLLSISSQGLPLCVACLCTSAIRRQSSKKPQSDCGIRSLTTIVKEPSFVASSSVGLHRDSGPRFRLTQLHRPTAAEEQAFQQRLGSCSSSRQVFTLLRTVEIISDTMAAAALHRVADLEQEGNSLKDPTVLEKDTIIALCFQLEQDSGRLTDAGLISALLACTRLFLDPWSTLMVRLVSESQERLDRGQMSVGQLCILGQAMLAVEGPGCVMLEQVMEQIQKQEPAKWSLADLLAAYRFLQGGVGEYGKFRDLLNAMHTHAVKVTSRMDPPAVSGLLSALVTLNQTQAMPLVINLCKQAVRHVPHFTDEELTIVLGALMHFGHSDHYFVEAMERYVPTMAFTSHPETVTKVVQFFGRRNILSPTVFDAVAESFVYRADDYSTSQVARQIMALGKLGYLPPNAGEVFRKVETILRTRFSHFQPRTLLNLLHSCTLVERFPVNFVSKVFSSYFLQQLQEQGTGMDRIVLAQLTQLYMTLKLECPFYEGPRLLPKYRVKSFLMSGRSLETPVDAHLYNSVKNGLVDLLGARSYFGSKVLTPYCYTLDVEIKLDEEGYVLPASHIDEVYKRIALCIDGQKRFTTNTRQLLGKEAIKQRHLRLLGYEVVQIPYYEFEKLQNKTGVVEYLHQRIFPHTYRLSW, encoded by the exons ATGGCTCTGAAGCTGATCCAGAGATGTCCGCTTCTCGGGCAGATCGGGATTCAACGTTACCCTCCTGTTGGACCCGTGTGCACCACCAGGCTCCTGAGTATCAGCAGTCAAGGTCTACCCTTATGTGTAGCTTGCCTGTGTACCTCAGCCATTCGGAGACAGTCCAGCAAAAAGCCCCAGTCGGACTGCGGGATAAGAAGCCTGACCACCATCGTGAAGGAGCCGTCCTTCGTCGCTAGCAGCTCTGTAGGACTCCACAGAGATTCAGGCCCTCGGTTCCGTTTGACCCAGCTCCACCGACCAACAGCTGCAGAGGAGCAGGCTTTCCAGCAGCGTCTAGGGAGCTGCTCCTCTTCCCGGCAGGTTTTCACACTGCTGCGCACAGTGGAGATCATCTCTGACACCATGGCTGCAGCAGCACTTCACCGTGTGGCCGACCTGGAGCAGGAGGGTAACTCTTTAAAGGACCCTACAGTGCTGGAGAAGGACACCATCATAGCTCTGTGCTTCCAGCTGGAGCAGGACTCTGGGCGTCTGACGGATGCTGGGCTAATATCAGCTCTCCTTGCTTGCACTCGCCTCTTCTTGGATCCTTGGAGCACGCTGATGGTACGGCTGGTGTCTGAGAGCCAGGAGAGGCTAGACAGAGGGCAGATGAGTGTAGGGCAGCTGTGTATCCTGGGCCAGGCGATGCTGGCTGTGGAGGGTCCTGGCTGTGTGATGCTGGAGCAGGTGATGGAGCAAATCCAGAAGCAGGAGCCTGCCAAGTGGAGCCTAGCAGATCTCCTCGCTGCTTATAGATTTCTGCAAGGTGGAGTGGGTGAATATGGAAAATTCCGCGATCTGCTGAACGCCATGCACACCCACGCCGTGAAAGTCACCTCCCGCATGGATCCTCCTGCTGTCAGTGGGCTGCTCAGTGCTCTTGTGACCCTGAACCAGACGCAGGCAATGCCTCTTGTGATCAATCTGTGTAAGCAGGCTGTACGGCATGTACCTCACTTCACTGATGAGGAGCTCACAATTGTGCTTGGGGCCCTAATGCACTTTGGTCACAGCGATCATTACTTTGTGGAGGCAATGGAAAGGTATGTGCCCACTATGGCCTTCACCTCCCACCCAGAAACAGTTACCAAGGTGGTTCAGTTCTTTGGCCGGAGGAACATCCTGTCCCCGACTGTGTTTGATGCTGTTGCAGAGAGCTTTGTGTACAGAGCAGACGACTACAGCACCAGCCAGGTAGCCAGGCAGATCATGGCTCTCGGAAAACTCGGCTACCTTCCTCCCAACGCTGGCGAGGTATTCAGGAAAGTTGAAACCATCCTGCGTACACGCTTTTCACACTTCCAGCCCCGAACGCTGCTTAACCTGCTCCACTCATGCACCCTGGTGGAGAGGTTCCCTGTTAATTTTGTATCCAAAGTTTTCAGCAGTTACTTCCTCCAGCAACTGCAAG AGCAGGGCACAGGAATGGACCGGATCGTCCTGGCACAGCTGACCCAGCTCTACATGACTCTGAAGTTGGAGTGTCCTTTCTATGAG GGTCCCAGGCTCCTCCCAAAGTACCGCGTCAAGTCTTTCCTCATGTCTGGACGCTCTCTTGAGACGCCGGTGGACGCACATCTGTACAACTCTGTGAAAAATGGACTGGTGGATTTGCTAGGGGCTCGTTCATACTTTGGATCCAAAGTTCTCACACCGTACTGCTACACACTCG ATGTGGAGATAAAACTTGATGAAGAGGGATATGTGCTGCCTGCCAGTCATATTGATGAAGTATACAAAAG GATAGCTCTTTGTATTGACGGACAAAAGAGGTTCACTACAAACACGAGGCAGCTACTTGGAAAAGAGGCTATCAAGCAGCGACATCTGAGGCTTCTGGGATATGAAGTTGTTCAG ATTCCTTACTATGAATTTGAAAAACTGCAAAACAAGACCGGTGTTGTGGAGTATCTGCACCAAAGAATCTTCCCTCACACTTACAGGCTGAGCTGGTGA
- the chmp5b gene encoding charged multivesicular body protein 5 codes for MNRIFGRGTPKAPPPNLTDCIGTVDSRAESTDKKIARLDAELVKYKDQMKKMRDGPSKNMVKQKAMRVLKQKRMYEGQRDNLMQQSFNMEQTNYTLQTLKDTKTTVDAMKIGLKDMKKAYKHVKIDQIEDLQDELGDMMEDANDIQEALGRSYGTPEIDDDDLEAELDALGDELLMDDDSSYLDEASTAPSIPEGMPGDKSVNRDGVLVDEFGLPQIPAT; via the exons ATGAACCGAATTTTTGGTAGGGGAACACCCAAAGCTCCACCGCCGAACCTTACGGACTGCATAGGAACC GTTGATTCTCGTGCAGAATCTACTGACAAGAAGATTGCCAGACTAGATGCTGAACTTGTGAAATACAAGGACCAGATGAAAAAGATGAGAGATGGGCCCTCAAAG AACATGGTCAAGCAAAAAGCTATGAGGGTTCTGAAGCAGAAGCGAAT GTATGAGGGCCAGAGAGATAACCTCATGCAGCAGTCGTTCAACATGGAACAAACAAACTACACACTCCAGACCCTTAAAGACACTAAAACCACC GTTGATGCCATGAAAATCGGCCTCAAAGACATGAAGAAGGCATACAAGCATGTGAAAATAGATCAGATTgag GATCTTCAGGATGAGCTCGGGGACATGATGGAGGATGCCAATGACATCCAGGAGGCGCTGGGAAGAAGCTATGGCACGCCTGAAATTGATGACGATGACTTGGAAGCAG AGCTGGATGCTTTGGGAGACGAGCTCCTGATGGATGACGACAGCTCCTACCTGGATGAGGCTTCAACAGCTCCTTCCATCCCAGAGGGCATGCCCGGCGACAAGTCGGTCAACAGG GACGGTGTCCTGGTGGACGAGTTTGGCCTTCCTCAGATTCCTGCTACATAA